Proteins encoded within one genomic window of Bacillus sp. F19:
- the ebgA gene encoding beta-galactosidase subunit alpha encodes MKFKTDLLLADIKNQHIVARNRENSRAHFYSFESIGSALTIDPAMSSLYMLLNGNWKFAYSPTPEEAPKHFYCQDFVCSGWNDIKVPGHWQLQGYGKPHYTDLYYPFPTLPPNVPTENPTGCYRREFSIPEDWAGRNVFVRFDGVDSAFHLWVNDVEVGYSQGSRLTAEFDLTPYLNNGINSISLRVYQWCDGTYLEDQDMWWMSGIFRDVYLVAQSKTFVKDFQVTTTFDEDYKDGQVSVRTVFENRGTQNEAVSFTYLLVDAERNIVGKNDLENALEIHAQTEREFSISLDVLEPKKWSAESPYLYKLLILVKQGEKLLEVIPSRIGFKQVEIKDRNFLVNGVPILLKGVNRHDHDPNHGRYVPFEKMKQDVIMMKQHNINAVRTAHYPNSPTFYDLCDEYGLYVMSEADLECHGFELIGDISKLSNDPEWETAYVDRIERTVQRDKNHPSIIMWSLGNESGIGCNFEAMAKRCRELDETRLVHYEGDSEAKVADVYSTMYSSVEKIIGFANEVDWQKPHVLCEYAHAMGNGPGGLQEYWDAFRSHKRLQGGFVWEWIDHGLKQTTAEGDVFYAYGGDFGDYPNNGNFVIDGLVFPDRTPSPGLLQYKKIIEPVHIKEIDALKGRFTLYNEYDFISLEHLTVSWTLKADGKVIESGIIETPYIAPGETKEITIPYKTIMNPQINTDYWLIVSLINKDATLWSEQGHEIAWEQFSVPVNQQVSGDIKLLSSTSTVEEDHQLSTSELTVEENNKFYRIKGKNFSLEFHKVTGRMLSWEFDGTQVVQNGPQINFWRPPIDNDMYVVKEWREAYLERMQHQTRNVEINQIEQGIVEVAVKTLVAAPVHSWGFDCVYRYQIYGNGLVSLTVEGTPNNVPVKMLPKVGLELELPKDMHHAKWYGRGPGESYSDSKEACPIDIYDLEVHKLYTPYVYPQENGNRTDVRWVSMKNNHGAGLLAAGSPLLNFSASQYTKEDIEKAGHQYQLKPLDYIILNLDYKQNGLGSNSCGPGQHPQYQVNPEDFSFEFFFLPFNTTGNSEINLAKQIQCFSKIEKEKGSYV; translated from the coding sequence ATGAAATTTAAAACTGATTTATTACTGGCAGACATAAAAAACCAGCATATTGTTGCAAGAAATCGTGAAAATTCCAGAGCCCATTTTTATTCGTTTGAGTCAATCGGGTCAGCTCTAACCATTGACCCTGCAATGTCTTCATTATACATGCTTTTAAATGGCAACTGGAAATTTGCTTACTCTCCTACACCTGAAGAAGCACCGAAGCATTTTTACTGTCAAGATTTTGTTTGCAGCGGCTGGAATGACATAAAAGTACCGGGACACTGGCAGCTGCAGGGATATGGAAAACCACATTATACCGATTTGTATTATCCGTTTCCTACACTTCCACCAAATGTTCCAACAGAAAACCCAACGGGATGTTACCGGCGTGAATTTTCCATCCCTGAAGATTGGGCCGGAAGGAACGTGTTTGTCCGGTTTGACGGTGTTGACAGTGCCTTCCACCTTTGGGTAAATGACGTTGAGGTAGGATACAGTCAGGGAAGCAGGTTGACAGCAGAATTTGATCTGACTCCTTATTTAAATAATGGGATAAATTCGATTTCTCTCCGGGTTTACCAGTGGTGTGACGGAACGTACTTAGAGGATCAAGATATGTGGTGGATGAGCGGGATTTTTCGAGACGTCTATCTTGTTGCCCAGTCAAAAACGTTTGTAAAGGATTTTCAAGTAACAACCACTTTTGATGAAGATTACAAAGATGGGCAAGTATCTGTCCGAACCGTTTTTGAAAACAGGGGCACCCAAAATGAAGCAGTCAGCTTTACCTATTTGTTAGTGGATGCAGAGAGAAACATTGTAGGTAAGAATGACTTGGAGAATGCGCTGGAAATTCACGCGCAAACCGAGCGTGAATTTTCGATTTCCCTTGACGTACTTGAGCCAAAGAAATGGTCTGCTGAAAGCCCATATTTATACAAGCTCCTTATTTTGGTAAAACAAGGCGAAAAACTTCTTGAAGTCATTCCAAGCCGGATTGGTTTCAAGCAGGTTGAAATAAAAGACCGGAACTTCTTGGTAAATGGCGTTCCAATTTTACTAAAAGGAGTTAACCGCCATGATCATGATCCGAATCACGGGAGATATGTTCCTTTTGAAAAAATGAAGCAGGATGTCATCATGATGAAGCAGCATAATATCAACGCTGTTCGGACGGCTCATTATCCGAACTCTCCTACCTTTTATGACTTATGTGACGAATACGGCTTGTACGTGATGAGTGAAGCGGACCTTGAGTGCCATGGATTTGAGTTAATCGGGGATATTTCAAAGCTCTCCAATGATCCTGAATGGGAAACTGCCTATGTTGACCGGATCGAACGGACTGTCCAGCGCGATAAAAACCACCCATCGATTATCATGTGGTCCCTTGGCAATGAATCAGGGATTGGCTGCAACTTTGAAGCTATGGCAAAAAGGTGCCGAGAGCTGGATGAAACCCGGCTTGTTCATTATGAAGGCGACAGTGAAGCAAAAGTGGCGGATGTATACAGCACGATGTATTCCTCAGTGGAAAAGATTATCGGCTTCGCCAATGAAGTGGATTGGCAAAAGCCGCATGTCCTTTGCGAATATGCCCACGCGATGGGGAACGGACCTGGCGGACTGCAGGAATATTGGGATGCGTTCCGCTCGCATAAAAGATTGCAGGGTGGTTTCGTCTGGGAATGGATTGACCATGGCTTAAAACAAACCACCGCTGAAGGAGACGTTTTTTATGCTTACGGCGGCGATTTCGGAGATTATCCAAACAATGGCAACTTTGTCATCGATGGATTAGTATTCCCTGACCGGACACCATCTCCAGGGCTGCTTCAGTATAAAAAAATCATTGAGCCAGTGCATATAAAAGAAATCGATGCCCTTAAAGGCCGTTTTACTTTGTACAACGAGTATGACTTTATCAGCCTGGAGCATTTGACGGTTAGTTGGACATTAAAAGCAGACGGGAAGGTAATCGAGAGTGGTATCATCGAAACTCCTTATATTGCACCTGGAGAGACAAAGGAAATCACGATCCCATACAAGACGATTATGAATCCACAAATCAATACCGATTATTGGTTAATCGTTTCGCTTATAAATAAGGATGCCACCCTCTGGAGCGAACAAGGGCATGAAATCGCTTGGGAGCAGTTCTCAGTTCCAGTTAATCAGCAGGTGAGCGGAGATATTAAGCTGTTATCATCAACTTCCACAGTCGAAGAAGACCACCAGTTGTCTACATCTGAGCTCACCGTTGAGGAAAATAACAAGTTCTACCGTATAAAAGGGAAAAATTTCTCCCTTGAATTCCATAAGGTTACCGGACGAATGCTTTCCTGGGAGTTCGACGGGACACAGGTTGTGCAAAATGGACCACAGATCAACTTCTGGAGACCGCCAATCGATAATGATATGTATGTGGTTAAAGAATGGCGGGAGGCCTATCTGGAACGGATGCAGCATCAAACAAGGAATGTGGAAATCAACCAAATTGAGCAAGGCATTGTAGAAGTGGCCGTTAAAACACTGGTGGCCGCGCCAGTCCATAGCTGGGGATTTGATTGCGTGTATCGCTATCAAATTTACGGGAACGGGCTTGTTTCTCTAACAGTCGAAGGCACACCAAACAACGTTCCAGTGAAAATGCTTCCGAAGGTCGGTCTGGAGCTTGAACTTCCAAAAGATATGCACCACGCGAAATGGTATGGAAGAGGACCAGGCGAATCTTACAGTGACAGCAAAGAAGCATGCCCAATCGATATATATGATCTAGAAGTTCACAAGCTTTATACGCCATATGTTTATCCGCAGGAAAACGGGAACCGTACGGATGTAAGATGGGTGTCTATGAAAAATAACCACGGTGCAGGATTATTGGCAGCGGGAAGTCCTTTGCTGAACTTCAGCGCGTCACAATACACCAAAGAGGATATTGAAAAAGCCGGTCACCAGTACCAGCTAAAGCCCCTTGATTACATTATCCTTAATTTAGACTATAAACAAAACGGGCTTGGAAGCAACAGCTGTGGACCCGGACAGCATCCGCAATACCAGGTGAACCCTGAAGATTTTTCATTCGAATTCTTTTTCCTGCCGTTTAACACGACAGGAAATTCGGAAATTAATCTAGCCAAGCAAATACAATGCTTTTCTAAAATTGAGAAAGAGAAGGGATCTTATGTTTGA
- a CDS encoding carbohydrate ABC transporter permease has product MKMKRRVEKTFIYGLLILFSLLFLAPFFWMATTSLKSPDELYLFPPKWIPSNLEFENFKEAWLSQPFTQFLTNSIVVTALATIGQLVSSSLVAYGFARFTFKGRDFLFMVLLATMMIPWEVTMIPLYMEFNFLGWINSLKPLIVPSWFGAPFYIFLLRQFIMSIPKELDEAAKMDGANQFQIFYKIYLPLMKPALILVGVFSILACWNDYLGPLVFLNDQSKYTLTLGLAQFKGMFGVDMEGIMAITFLISLPPLILFFVAQRYIVDDITKTGVKG; this is encoded by the coding sequence ATGAAAATGAAAAGAAGGGTCGAAAAAACCTTTATATATGGTCTCTTAATCTTGTTTTCACTGTTGTTTTTGGCACCGTTTTTTTGGATGGCAACGACATCGCTGAAATCACCGGACGAATTATACCTTTTTCCGCCAAAATGGATACCGTCCAATCTAGAGTTTGAGAATTTTAAAGAAGCATGGCTTTCACAGCCGTTCACGCAATTTCTGACGAATTCAATCGTGGTGACAGCCTTGGCAACTATTGGCCAGCTTGTTTCTTCTTCACTGGTAGCTTACGGGTTTGCGAGATTTACTTTTAAAGGAAGAGACTTTTTGTTTATGGTGCTTCTTGCGACGATGATGATTCCATGGGAAGTAACGATGATCCCTTTATATATGGAATTTAACTTCCTGGGCTGGATTAATTCGCTGAAGCCGTTGATTGTGCCCTCCTGGTTCGGGGCGCCATTTTATATCTTCCTGCTCCGCCAGTTTATTATGTCGATACCGAAAGAGCTGGATGAAGCGGCAAAAATGGACGGTGCCAACCAGTTCCAGATTTTTTATAAAATTTACCTTCCGCTGATGAAGCCAGCGTTAATCCTGGTAGGAGTGTTCAGTATTCTGGCTTGCTGGAACGATTACCTTGGTCCGCTCGTATTTTTGAATGACCAGAGCAAATACACATTGACATTGGGCCTTGCACAATTTAAAGGAATGTTCGGCGTAGATATGGAGGGGATCATGGCGATTACTTTCCTAATCAGCTTGCCGCCGCTTATTCTCTTCTTTGTTGCGCAGCGCTATATCGTTGACGATATTACTAAGACCGGAGTAAAAGGGTAA
- a CDS encoding IS110 family transposase encodes MNYNQNEKIAQITSETLIIGVDIAKYKHVARAQDFRGLEFGAPCHFENTKSHFDLFLGWIKHLMEQQGMDKVIIGMEPTGHYWLNLAHFLKEEEIKFVVVNPMHVKKSKELDDNSPTKNDVKDAKVIAQLVKDGRYAEPNIPQGVYAELRVARKIRDLLFVDLQAVQGQIHNWLDRYFPEFLTVFKDWEGKSALQLLKLNVLPHELEIVSEQEILIHLRKAVKRAVGLSKIQELKRVAKDSIGIREGSRMAKLELRTLLDKYELINEKFEELESDIDGLLERIPGVQQMLAITGIGKDTVAGFFSEVGNLSYYSHPRQIIKLAGLSLKENTSGKHKGQTKITKRGRKTLRALLFRVAMPLVAKNTAFKALHEYFTTRKTNPLKKMQSLIAICNKLIRILFTIGTKQCEFSEDRMLKDIPHMAPLQKAA; translated from the coding sequence ATGAATTATAACCAAAATGAAAAGATTGCTCAAATTACTTCTGAAACACTGATTATAGGTGTAGATATTGCGAAGTACAAGCATGTAGCTCGTGCTCAAGACTTTAGAGGCCTAGAGTTTGGTGCACCATGTCACTTTGAAAATACCAAATCACATTTTGATCTTTTTTTAGGCTGGATAAAACATTTGATGGAACAACAAGGCATGGATAAGGTGATTATTGGAATGGAGCCGACAGGTCATTATTGGCTCAACCTCGCTCATTTTCTGAAAGAAGAGGAGATTAAGTTTGTCGTGGTAAATCCTATGCATGTGAAGAAGTCTAAAGAATTAGATGATAATTCTCCAACCAAAAATGATGTGAAGGACGCAAAAGTCATTGCACAGCTAGTCAAAGATGGAAGATATGCCGAACCTAATATTCCACAAGGAGTTTATGCAGAACTTCGTGTGGCAAGGAAAATACGCGATCTCTTATTTGTTGACTTACAAGCTGTGCAGGGGCAAATTCATAACTGGTTAGATCGATATTTCCCTGAATTCTTAACAGTGTTTAAAGATTGGGAAGGAAAATCAGCACTACAATTATTAAAGTTAAATGTATTACCACATGAGTTAGAGATAGTCTCGGAACAAGAGATCCTCATTCATCTCAGAAAAGCTGTAAAACGTGCGGTTGGACTCAGTAAAATTCAAGAACTTAAACGAGTAGCCAAAGACTCTATTGGTATTCGTGAAGGTTCAAGGATGGCTAAATTAGAGCTTCGCACTTTACTAGACAAGTATGAATTAATAAATGAAAAGTTCGAAGAACTAGAATCTGATATTGATGGACTCCTTGAACGGATACCAGGTGTTCAACAAATGTTGGCCATCACAGGAATCGGCAAGGACACTGTAGCTGGCTTCTTTTCAGAAGTAGGGAATTTAAGTTACTATTCTCACCCTCGACAAATCATCAAGTTAGCTGGATTAAGCTTAAAGGAGAATACCTCTGGAAAGCACAAAGGGCAAACGAAGATTACAAAGAGAGGAAGGAAGACACTGAGGGCTCTCCTCTTCCGAGTAGCGATGCCTTTGGTAGCTAAGAACACTGCTTTTAAAGCTTTACATGAGTATTTTACAACACGTAAAACAAATCCTCTAAAGAAAATGCAGTCTCTTATAGCGATATGTAATAAGCTGATACGAATTCTTTTTACGATTGGTACAAAAC
- a CDS encoding antibiotic biosynthesis monooxygenase, giving the protein MILEAVMLQVKKGMEQEYEEAFRKASKIISAMKGYISHELQRCMKAEGKYLLLVRWETLEDHTVGFRQSDEYQEWKNQLHHFYEPFPTVEHFQKVDLS; this is encoded by the coding sequence ATGATATTAGAAGCTGTTATGCTTCAAGTTAAAAAAGGTATGGAACAGGAATATGAAGAAGCTTTTCGTAAGGCATCTAAAATTATTTCAGCAATGAAGGGCTATATATCCCACGAACTACAGCGTTGTATGAAAGCTGAGGGGAAATATTTGTTATTAGTAAGGTGGGAAACTTTAGAAGATCATACAGTTGGATTTAGACAATCAGACGAATATCAAGAATGGAAAAATCAACTCCATCATTTTTATGAACCATTCCCGACAGTTGAACACTTTCAAAAAGTTGATCTTTCGTAA
- a CDS encoding MFS transporter, with the protein MTQSLHFLSLPSGVKRFLATESLYGLSIGMFTLILNLHFIEIGITEKQIGLITSMGILVLGIFAIPVSILAKKTGRKKLLIAGVGCLALGCAIFAFAESFALFLLAQFVVSIGFTLVETTEIQLLFHYSRTKKEETQAYSFLFAVFTAFTGAGTLVAGFLPNWIELSENGYQNTLLVTSFLFLLLAIVRGCMLPAEHQRVIAPEQKRFPYAKAKISRGLRHKLLLFSTFAFITGGAVACLQPYLNLFVKLRFDFSNEAVSILLALHGLALFIGSVFSPTLIERFGVKQTFFYVYLMNICFCFLLFMNSHPYFFSVLLLIRGGVFTMLTNLVDSLSMSSFKDEDRDLYAGMRAVFRSVGSALAAYMIGTILTGKNYTLPFLLAGLLLLLGYVYFSQVIRPKFFEGDQEFQTNRRGEITNEI; encoded by the coding sequence ATGACACAGTCATTACACTTTCTATCTTTGCCGTCTGGTGTAAAGCGGTTTTTGGCCACTGAATCGCTGTACGGGCTGAGTATCGGAATGTTTACTTTGATCCTGAATCTTCATTTCATTGAAATTGGAATCACAGAAAAGCAAATTGGGCTGATCACATCAATGGGGATTTTGGTCTTGGGGATCTTTGCAATACCTGTAAGCATCTTGGCCAAAAAAACAGGCCGAAAAAAACTGTTGATTGCAGGCGTGGGATGTCTAGCCCTTGGATGTGCCATCTTTGCTTTTGCAGAAAGCTTTGCTTTATTTTTATTGGCTCAATTTGTGGTTTCAATTGGGTTCACACTTGTGGAAACAACGGAAATTCAGTTGTTGTTTCATTATAGCCGGACAAAAAAGGAAGAAACGCAGGCGTATAGCTTTTTATTCGCGGTGTTTACCGCATTTACCGGTGCAGGAACCTTAGTTGCCGGATTCTTGCCAAATTGGATCGAGCTCTCTGAGAATGGCTATCAGAATACCTTGCTGGTCACGTCCTTTTTGTTTCTTTTATTAGCGATTGTAAGAGGATGCATGCTGCCAGCCGAGCATCAGAGGGTAATAGCGCCTGAACAGAAGCGTTTTCCTTACGCTAAAGCCAAGATTTCCCGTGGTTTGCGGCATAAGTTATTGCTTTTCTCGACTTTTGCCTTTATTACAGGTGGCGCGGTTGCCTGCTTGCAGCCTTATTTGAATTTATTTGTTAAGCTTCGCTTTGATTTCTCGAATGAGGCTGTATCTATCCTGCTGGCTCTACATGGATTGGCATTGTTTATCGGATCCGTTTTTTCACCAACGCTTATTGAACGTTTTGGAGTGAAACAGACGTTTTTTTATGTATACCTGATGAACATTTGTTTCTGCTTTCTATTATTCATGAACAGTCATCCTTATTTCTTTTCGGTGCTATTGCTGATCAGAGGCGGGGTTTTTACAATGCTTACGAATCTGGTCGACAGCTTATCGATGTCATCGTTTAAGGATGAGGATCGGGACTTGTATGCGGGAATGAGGGCAGTGTTCCGGAGTGTTGGTTCCGCATTAGCCGCATATATGATTGGCACCATCCTAACAGGCAAGAACTATACACTTCCTTTCCTGTTGGCCGGCTTGCTCCTTCTGCTGGGATATGTGTATTTCTCTCAAGTAATCAGACCGAAATTTTTCGAAGGCGATCAAGAATTCCAAACAAACAGACGAGGTGAAATTACAAATGAAATTTAA